The Bacillota bacterium genome contains a region encoding:
- a CDS encoding alpha/beta hydrolase, with protein sequence MASAESQAMRQMLLRQREAARRAAPPSVEEQRRQLDAMGGLLPLAPDVVVRRAESGGVPGEWIDAPGARADRVLLYLHGGAYSMGGPASHRSLVARLARAAAARGLLVDYRLAPEHRFPAAVEDAVAAYRGLLAAGLEPGRIVLAGDSAGGGLAVATLVALREAGQPLPAGAALLSPWTDLAGTGETLRTRAERDPWIDPSGIGGAARLYLGEEDPRHPLASPLYAELGGLPPLLIHVGEDEVLLDDARRLAERARAAGVEVTLRVWPEMWHVFQAFPMPEAEEAIAEIGRFVQARTP encoded by the coding sequence ATGGCCAGCGCGGAGAGCCAGGCCATGCGGCAGATGCTGCTCCGGCAGAGGGAAGCCGCGCGGAGGGCGGCGCCCCCCTCCGTGGAGGAGCAGCGCAGGCAGCTGGACGCCATGGGCGGCCTGCTTCCTCTGGCGCCGGACGTGGTCGTCCGCCGGGCCGAGAGCGGCGGCGTTCCCGGCGAGTGGATCGACGCGCCGGGCGCGCGGGCGGATCGCGTCCTCCTCTACCTGCACGGGGGCGCCTACTCCATGGGCGGGCCCGCCTCGCACCGCAGCCTGGTGGCCCGCCTGGCGCGCGCCGCGGCCGCGCGCGGTCTGCTGGTCGACTACCGGCTGGCGCCGGAGCACCGCTTCCCGGCGGCGGTGGAGGACGCGGTGGCGGCCTATCGCGGCCTGCTGGCCGCCGGCCTGGAGCCCGGGCGGATCGTCCTGGCCGGCGACTCGGCCGGGGGCGGGCTGGCCGTGGCCACGCTGGTCGCCCTGCGCGAGGCGGGCCAGCCGCTGCCGGCGGGGGCGGCGCTCCTCTCGCCCTGGACCGACCTGGCGGGAACGGGCGAGACGCTCAGGACGCGGGCGGAGCGCGATCCCTGGATCGATCCGTCGGGCATCGGCGGGGCGGCCCGGCTCTACCTGGGCGAGGAAGACCCGCGCCACCCGCTGGCCTCGCCGCTCTACGCCGAGCTGGGCGGGCTGCCGCCGCTCCTCATCCACGTGGGCGAGGACGAGGTGCTGCTGGACGACGCCCGCCGCCTGGCCGAGCGCGCCCGCGCCGCGGGCGTGGAGGTGACGCTCCGCGTCTGGCCGGAGATGTGGCACGTCTTCCAGGCCTTCCCCATGCCCGAGGCGGAGGAGGCCATCGCCGAGATCGGCCGCTTCGTCCAGGCGCGGACGCCGTGA
- a CDS encoding DUF4097 family beta strand repeat-containing protein, with the protein MAEREEGRGDFEGVRALEIRGRLAALRLEAGDGWRLELPPEARVDREGERLRIEMPVRWRSWLAADAGARLQVTAPPGLERWDVQATGEVEVAGLGGSGRVEVKAGDVHVRACSGELRVDSGAGDVTVEGHRGRLLVHSGAGDVRVRGGFLEQAEIRSGAGDVAFAARVGREASLRSGAGQVELRPESDGEARIEVHSGFGDVSLYLDGVRGGRLEVRTGAGSVEGTAGIRFTRRGGVGLYSVDELGPGSGWIRLSTGAGRVRLFGQPGKAPAAGPEPPAPGRRYPDARAVLEALARGEIDPEEAERLLDEL; encoded by the coding sequence GTGGCGGAGCGAGAGGAAGGGCGCGGCGACTTCGAGGGCGTGCGCGCGCTGGAGATCCGGGGGCGCCTGGCGGCGCTCCGCCTCGAGGCGGGCGACGGCTGGCGCCTGGAGCTGCCGCCGGAGGCGCGGGTGGACCGGGAGGGCGAGCGGCTCCGCATCGAGATGCCGGTGCGCTGGAGGAGCTGGCTTGCGGCCGACGCCGGGGCGAGGCTCCAGGTGACCGCGCCGCCGGGGCTGGAGCGGTGGGACGTCCAGGCGACGGGCGAGGTGGAGGTGGCCGGGCTGGGCGGCTCCGGGCGGGTGGAGGTGAAGGCCGGCGACGTGCACGTCCGCGCCTGCTCGGGCGAGCTGCGCGTCGACAGCGGGGCGGGCGACGTGACGGTGGAGGGCCACCGCGGGCGCCTCCTGGTGCACAGCGGGGCTGGCGACGTACGGGTGCGGGGGGGCTTCCTCGAGCAGGCGGAGATCCGCTCGGGGGCGGGCGACGTGGCGTTCGCGGCGCGCGTGGGCCGGGAGGCCTCGCTCCGCAGCGGCGCCGGGCAGGTGGAGCTGCGGCCCGAGAGCGACGGCGAGGCACGCATCGAGGTGCATTCGGGCTTCGGCGACGTCAGCCTCTACCTGGACGGCGTCCGCGGCGGCCGCCTCGAGGTGCGCACCGGCGCGGGCAGCGTGGAGGGCACGGCCGGGATCCGTTTCACCCGGCGCGGCGGCGTGGGCCTCTACTCGGTGGACGAGCTGGGCCCGGGGAGCGGCTGGATCCGCCTGAGCACCGGTGCCGGCCGCGTCCGCCTCTTCGGCCAGCCGGGTAAGGCGCCGGCGGCGGGGCCCGAGCCGCCCGCGCCGGGCCGCCGCTACCCCGACGCCCGCGCCGTGCTCGAGGCGCTGGCCCGGGGCGAGATCGACCCGGAGGAGGCGGAGCGGCTGCTGGACGAGCTCTGA
- a CDS encoding type II toxin-antitoxin system prevent-host-death family antitoxin, producing the protein MERVGVRYLKSHLSQFLSRAAKGGVFLVTDRGKPLAQLGPVGGVAAELRALAERIGAEWQGGKPRGLAEAVAPRLSEARSLSEAVREERSE; encoded by the coding sequence GTGGAACGGGTGGGCGTCCGGTACCTGAAGAGTCATCTCAGCCAGTTTCTCTCCCGGGCGGCGAAGGGCGGGGTCTTCCTGGTGACCGATCGCGGGAAGCCGCTGGCCCAGCTGGGTCCGGTGGGTGGGGTCGCGGCGGAGCTGCGGGCACTGGCCGAGCGGATCGGGGCCGAATGGCAAGGGGGGAAGCCGCGGGGCTTGGCCGAGGCGGTCGCTCCCAGGCTGTCGGAGGCCCGTTCGCTCTCCGAGGCCGTTCGTGAAGAGAGGTCCGAATGA
- the asnB gene encoding asparagine synthase (glutamine-hydrolyzing), protein MCGICGLQPPDPRERPPAAWLAGMCRQMAHRGPDEERLLVEHGMGLGFTRLAILDPEGGRQPLSGEDGSVAVVCNGEIYNHLELRRALEERGHRFRSRSDVEVIAHLYEEEGVAALRRLRGMFALAVWDRRRRQLLLARDRLGIKPLYVAALPGGGFAFASEIRALLTLPGLEARPDLAALEAYLAYRFVPGAATFFRGIRRLEPGHYLVVRRGRARGGRYWSWPGGAGAGEEAAAVAGAAPASGPEGEAEAARLLEATLAEAVELHLQADVPVGLLLSGGLDSAALLALAASRASRPLDTFSLGFARRGEPLPGFWELDEARATARRYGTRHHEVVVETAELPDRLEAVVDALEEPLGDPTVFPLERISQEVHRHGRVLLSGEGADELFGGYAVYRAAAAGRLLAGLPPGLRARLAGWAERWPAPLPGRNWLRRALLPVDAWYLCVGGLFDEAARERLLEPGLRAGPELGREPRPPAAGGAAADPLARMLEMDVTCMLPGDTLLKADKLTMAHSVELRVPFLDDRVVELAARIPARLKVRGRSFKYILRRALADRLPPGPAERRKLGFTAPVARLLREELRPLAEELLLSRRLAERGLFRRQEVERLLRRAAGGPGAAPAASRADGLAARQLFALLMLELWFRRWIDRPAAGRAALAEAAPAAGGTPPAGLQP, encoded by the coding sequence TTGTGCGGCATCTGCGGCCTCCAGCCCCCCGACCCCCGCGAGCGGCCACCCGCCGCCTGGCTGGCCGGCATGTGCCGGCAGATGGCGCACCGCGGCCCCGACGAGGAGCGGCTCCTGGTGGAGCACGGGATGGGCCTCGGCTTCACCCGCCTCGCCATCCTCGACCCCGAGGGCGGCCGCCAGCCGCTCTCCGGCGAGGACGGCTCGGTGGCGGTCGTCTGCAACGGCGAGATCTACAACCACCTCGAGCTCCGCCGCGCTCTGGAGGAGCGCGGACACCGCTTCCGCTCGCGCAGCGACGTGGAGGTGATCGCCCACCTCTACGAGGAGGAGGGTGTGGCCGCCCTCCGCCGCCTGCGCGGCATGTTCGCCCTGGCCGTCTGGGACCGGCGGCGCCGCCAGCTCCTGCTCGCCCGCGACCGGCTCGGCATCAAGCCGCTCTACGTCGCCGCCCTCCCCGGCGGCGGCTTCGCCTTCGCCTCCGAGATCCGCGCCCTCCTCACGCTGCCCGGCCTGGAGGCCAGACCCGACCTGGCCGCGCTGGAGGCCTACCTCGCCTACCGCTTCGTCCCCGGCGCGGCCACCTTCTTCCGCGGCATCCGCCGCCTGGAGCCGGGCCACTACCTGGTGGTCCGGCGCGGCCGCGCCCGCGGGGGGCGCTACTGGAGCTGGCCCGGCGGTGCGGGGGCGGGGGAGGAGGCGGCGGCCGTCGCCGGCGCCGCGCCCGCCTCCGGCCCGGAGGGGGAGGCGGAGGCCGCCCGCCTCCTCGAGGCCACGCTGGCCGAGGCGGTGGAGCTCCACCTCCAGGCCGACGTCCCCGTCGGCCTCCTCCTCAGCGGCGGTCTCGACTCGGCCGCCCTCCTGGCGCTGGCGGCCTCCCGCGCCTCCCGGCCGCTGGACACCTTCTCGCTCGGCTTCGCGCGCCGGGGCGAGCCGCTGCCCGGCTTCTGGGAGCTGGACGAGGCGCGCGCCACGGCCCGGCGCTACGGCACCCGCCACCACGAGGTGGTGGTGGAGACGGCGGAGCTGCCCGACCGCCTGGAGGCCGTCGTCGACGCACTGGAGGAGCCGCTGGGCGATCCCACCGTCTTCCCCCTGGAGCGGATCAGCCAGGAAGTCCACCGCCACGGTCGCGTCCTCCTCTCGGGCGAGGGCGCCGACGAGCTCTTCGGCGGCTATGCGGTCTACCGGGCGGCGGCGGCCGGGAGGCTCCTGGCCGGCCTGCCGCCAGGCCTGCGGGCGCGCCTGGCGGGCTGGGCGGAGCGCTGGCCCGCGCCGCTCCCGGGGCGGAACTGGCTGCGCCGGGCGCTCCTGCCGGTGGACGCCTGGTACCTCTGCGTGGGCGGCCTCTTCGATGAGGCGGCGCGGGAGCGCCTCCTGGAGCCCGGTCTGCGCGCCGGGCCGGAACTCGGCCGGGAGCCGCGCCCGCCGGCGGCGGGTGGCGCCGCGGCCGACCCGCTGGCGCGGATGCTGGAGATGGACGTCACCTGCATGCTCCCCGGGGATACGCTCCTCAAGGCGGACAAGCTGACCATGGCCCACTCCGTCGAGCTCCGCGTGCCCTTCCTCGACGACCGCGTGGTCGAGCTGGCGGCGCGCATCCCCGCCCGCCTCAAGGTGCGCGGCCGCTCGTTCAAGTACATCCTGCGCCGTGCTCTGGCGGATCGGCTGCCCCCGGGGCCGGCGGAGCGCAGGAAGCTGGGCTTCACCGCGCCGGTGGCGCGTCTCCTGCGCGAGGAGCTCCGCCCCCTGGCCGAGGAGCTCCTCCTCTCGCGCCGCCTGGCCGAGCGCGGCCTTTTCCGGCGGCAGGAGGTGGAGCGCCTCCTCCGCCGGGCCGCGGGCGGCCCGGGCGCCGCCCCGGCCGCCTCGCGCGCCGACGGTCTGGCCGCCCGGCAGCTCTTCGCGCTGCTCATGCTGGAGCTCTGGTTCCGCCGCTGGATCGACCGGCCCGCCGCCGGCCGCGCGGCGCTGGCGGAGGCGGCGCCGGCGGCGGGCGGGACGCCGCCGGCCGGGCTCCAACCCTAG
- a CDS encoding EAL domain-containing protein: MASDTDLLASLAEERRGAFRPWGLYLLRFLALAAGAVLTELVGYTYLGPWIRGQVAQVRPLSEASWRMLWLLVVDTPGLFGLVLYFTHVDRLRLTSLAFQREAFRALFDHTVDAAAILDLGGRVVAVNRAAEEILGRPRAELLGARGWSWFPEAQIPEATRRFREAFLHPVAPLELAARHPEGREVSLLTRFVPIYHSGRAIGAFCIASDVSALKAAVEQAERLARRDPLTGLANRRELEERLAEAIREARARRGLLAVMYVDLDNFKLVNDALGHEAGDAVLAAVARRLEGCVRGDETVARFGGDEFVVVLPRLSAVENAEAVALRIVRRLGEPVAWDGYQFSLTASVGIALYPAAGETAEALLKNADAALYEAKRQGKNRYHVHMPYLTQRAWDRLRLESELRRVLRDPEREFYVEYQPQVDLESGRVVSAEALVRWRHPELGNIPPAEFIPVAEEVGLIHKIGSFVLQEVCRQIARWREEGRLPLPVAVNVSPAEMQRADFVERFLSTLARWDVPPAWLAVEITETALIRNQEETAEKLRTLHQAGVRILVDDFGEGYNSLAVLRELTVDGVKVDQMFVREIDVRADDAAVLLAIGRLAHAMELEMVAEGVERQTQLAVLQESECDLYQGFLFSLPLGAAEFAERYLARADEP, encoded by the coding sequence GTGGCGAGCGACACCGACCTGCTGGCTTCGCTGGCGGAGGAAAGGAGGGGCGCCTTCCGGCCGTGGGGCCTCTACCTGCTCCGCTTCCTCGCGCTGGCCGCCGGCGCCGTTCTGACGGAGCTGGTGGGCTACACCTATCTCGGACCCTGGATCCGCGGCCAGGTCGCCCAGGTGCGCCCGCTCTCCGAGGCGAGCTGGCGGATGCTCTGGCTCCTGGTGGTGGACACTCCCGGACTCTTCGGCCTCGTTCTCTACTTCACCCACGTCGACCGCCTGCGGCTCACAAGCCTCGCCTTCCAGCGGGAGGCCTTCCGGGCGCTCTTCGACCACACCGTCGACGCGGCGGCCATCCTCGACCTCGGAGGACGGGTGGTGGCGGTCAACCGGGCCGCCGAGGAGATCCTGGGGCGGCCGCGGGCGGAGCTCCTGGGGGCGCGCGGCTGGTCGTGGTTCCCCGAAGCGCAGATCCCCGAGGCCACCAGGCGTTTCCGTGAAGCCTTCCTGCATCCGGTGGCCCCGCTGGAGCTGGCCGCGCGTCACCCGGAGGGGCGGGAGGTGAGCCTCCTCACGCGCTTCGTCCCCATCTACCACTCCGGCCGGGCCATCGGGGCCTTCTGCATCGCCAGCGACGTCAGCGCGCTGAAGGCGGCCGTGGAGCAGGCGGAGCGACTGGCCCGGCGCGACCCGCTGACCGGGCTGGCCAACCGCCGGGAGCTGGAGGAGCGCCTGGCCGAAGCCATCCGGGAGGCGCGCGCCCGGAGAGGGCTCCTGGCGGTGATGTACGTGGACCTGGACAACTTCAAGCTGGTCAACGACGCGTTGGGACATGAGGCGGGCGACGCCGTGCTGGCGGCGGTGGCGCGCCGCCTGGAGGGCTGCGTGCGGGGCGACGAGACGGTGGCGCGCTTCGGCGGCGACGAGTTCGTGGTGGTGCTCCCCCGCCTCTCCGCGGTGGAGAACGCCGAGGCCGTGGCGCTGCGCATCGTCCGGCGGCTGGGCGAGCCCGTCGCCTGGGACGGCTACCAGTTCTCCCTGACGGCGAGCGTGGGCATCGCCCTCTACCCCGCCGCCGGCGAGACGGCCGAAGCGCTCCTGAAGAACGCCGACGCCGCCCTCTACGAGGCGAAGCGGCAGGGGAAGAACCGCTACCACGTCCACATGCCCTACCTGACCCAGCGGGCCTGGGACCGGCTGCGCCTGGAGAGCGAGCTGCGCAGGGTCCTGCGCGACCCGGAGCGGGAGTTCTACGTGGAATACCAGCCCCAGGTGGACCTGGAGAGCGGGCGCGTGGTCAGCGCCGAGGCGCTCGTCCGCTGGCGGCACCCCGAGCTCGGGAACATCCCGCCCGCCGAGTTCATCCCCGTGGCGGAGGAAGTGGGCCTGATCCACAAGATCGGCAGCTTCGTCCTCCAGGAAGTCTGCCGGCAGATCGCCCGCTGGCGCGAGGAGGGGCGGCTGCCGCTGCCGGTGGCGGTCAACGTCTCCCCGGCCGAAATGCAGCGCGCCGACTTCGTGGAGCGCTTTCTCTCGACCCTGGCCCGCTGGGACGTCCCGCCGGCCTGGCTGGCGGTGGAGATCACGGAGACGGCGCTCATCCGGAACCAGGAGGAGACCGCGGAGAAGCTGAGGACGCTCCACCAGGCAGGCGTGCGCATCCTGGTCGACGACTTCGGCGAGGGCTACAACTCGCTGGCCGTCTTGCGCGAGCTGACGGTGGACGGCGTCAAGGTGGACCAGATGTTCGTGCGCGAGATCGACGTCCGGGCCGACGACGCGGCCGTCCTCCTGGCCATCGGTCGGCTGGCCCACGCCATGGAGCTGGAGATGGTGGCGGAGGGCGTGGAACGCCAGACGCAACTGGCGGTCCTGCAGGAGTCCGAGTGCGACCTCTATCAGGGCTTTCTCTTCAGCCTGCCGCTCGGGGCGGCGGAGTTCGCCGAGCGTTATCTCGCCAGGGCGGACGAGCCCTGA
- a CDS encoding methyltransferase domain-containing protein, translating into MSTGSFDRVAPLYDRVSGLGPFRSLYEAVAAQVRCAPGERLLDVGCGNGRLLALLGRRQPACRYWGVDPSPGMLEAARRRLPDGAVEWRVGEAESLPFEGASFDWVVSTLSLHHWSRPEAGVAELGRLLRPGGRLVLADMAVESGWQRLAFRIGHWFEPADELRWIAQADLERWLAAAGLESVASPVLPGLAGRFLFVRVAERRGEA; encoded by the coding sequence ATGAGCACCGGCAGTTTCGACCGCGTGGCCCCCCTCTACGACCGCGTCAGCGGCCTGGGGCCCTTCCGCTCCCTCTACGAGGCGGTGGCCGCGCAGGTGCGCTGCGCCCCGGGGGAGCGACTGCTGGACGTGGGCTGCGGCAACGGCCGCCTGCTGGCGCTCCTCGGGCGGAGGCAGCCGGCCTGCCGCTACTGGGGCGTCGACCCCTCGCCGGGGATGCTGGAGGCGGCCCGCCGCCGCCTGCCCGACGGGGCGGTGGAGTGGCGGGTGGGCGAGGCGGAGAGCCTCCCGTTCGAGGGGGCTTCCTTCGACTGGGTGGTGAGCACGCTCTCGCTCCACCACTGGAGCCGGCCCGAGGCGGGCGTGGCCGAGCTCGGGCGCCTGCTCCGACCGGGAGGCCGCCTGGTGCTGGCGGACATGGCGGTGGAGAGCGGCTGGCAGCGGCTGGCCTTCCGGATCGGCCACTGGTTCGAGCCGGCCGACGAGCTGCGCTGGATCGCCCAGGCGGATCTCGAGCGCTGGCTTGCCGCCGCCGGTCTGGAGAGCGTGGCCAGCCCGGTGCTGCCCGGGCTGGCGGGGCGTTTCCTCTTCGTGCGGGTGGCGGAGCGGCGCGGGGAGGCGTAG
- a CDS encoding MFS transporter produces MADGGAAGGGERREAGGGPLRRNRAFLLLGLANLVSVTGSGASGAEAAQALVMAALAAPGDVVADRLPRRRYLVALEGARGLVMVALAAVLLAGRAPVALVYFLLMLDAAGFAFFNPAMGALWPEVVPAPQLPRANSLVWTAQNLGRVAGPALGGWLAGAWGPWSAAAADAGSYACSALGFLLAGSLGSVRVAGGGGARRGFLRDFGEGLGWVAGERPLVGLLAVATFLNLAFNGAFVLLPVVVRRLFQAGPQVLGTLGAAFSAGALAGGLLLGLLRLEPRGRRLIGSVLLQALLLAGLGWSRSAGLDALFLFGIGLLNAGVNVSVTTLLQWRVPPAMLGRVLGLLSTLVMALTPLGEMLGGLLGDRLALPWIFSGAALLALLVVLLSLLAAPELLEVERWAPRAGGEEAGRAASS; encoded by the coding sequence ATGGCAGACGGTGGCGCGGCGGGTGGCGGGGAGCGGCGCGAGGCGGGGGGAGGACCGCTCCGGCGGAACCGGGCCTTCCTCCTTCTGGGGCTGGCCAACCTGGTCTCGGTGACCGGTTCGGGCGCCTCGGGGGCGGAGGCGGCCCAGGCGCTGGTCATGGCCGCGCTGGCCGCGCCGGGCGACGTCGTCGCCGACCGCCTCCCGCGCCGGCGCTACCTCGTCGCCCTGGAGGGCGCACGGGGCCTGGTCATGGTGGCGCTGGCGGCCGTCCTCCTGGCGGGGAGGGCGCCGGTGGCGCTGGTCTACTTCCTGCTGATGCTGGACGCGGCCGGCTTCGCCTTCTTCAACCCCGCCATGGGCGCGCTCTGGCCCGAGGTGGTCCCCGCGCCGCAGCTCCCCCGGGCCAACAGCCTCGTCTGGACGGCGCAGAACCTGGGGCGCGTGGCCGGGCCGGCGCTGGGCGGCTGGCTGGCGGGCGCCTGGGGGCCCTGGTCGGCGGCGGCGGCCGACGCCGGCAGCTACGCCTGCTCGGCGCTGGGCTTCCTCCTGGCGGGAAGCCTGGGGAGCGTCCGCGTGGCGGGCGGCGGAGGGGCGAGGCGCGGCTTTCTCCGCGACTTCGGCGAGGGGCTCGGCTGGGTGGCCGGCGAGAGGCCGCTGGTCGGCCTGCTGGCCGTCGCCACCTTTCTCAACCTGGCCTTCAACGGCGCCTTCGTCCTCCTGCCGGTGGTGGTCCGGCGCCTCTTCCAGGCCGGGCCGCAGGTGCTGGGGACGCTGGGCGCCGCCTTCTCGGCGGGCGCGCTGGCGGGCGGTCTCCTCCTCGGCCTCCTGCGGCTGGAGCCGCGGGGGCGGCGGCTGATCGGCTCCGTCCTCCTGCAGGCGCTCCTCCTGGCCGGGCTGGGCTGGAGCCGGAGCGCGGGGTTGGACGCCCTGTTCCTCTTCGGCATCGGCCTCCTCAACGCCGGGGTGAACGTGTCGGTGACCACGCTCCTCCAGTGGAGGGTGCCGCCCGCCATGCTGGGGCGCGTCTTGGGCCTCCTCTCCACGCTGGTCATGGCGCTGACGCCGCTGGGAGAGATGCTGGGCGGCCTTCTCGGCGACCGCCTGGCGCTCCCCTGGATCTTCTCCGGAGCCGCCTTGCTGGCGCTTCTCGTCGTCCTCCTGTCGCTTCTGGCGGCGCCGGAGCTGCTGGAGGTGGAGCGCTGGGCGCCGCGGGCGGGCGGGGAGGAGGCGGGCCGGGCCGCCTCCTCGTGA
- a CDS encoding methyl-accepting chemotaxis protein, producing the protein MDDNGRRAYGSKWQRGGGVDFSSLEEPAPAPEKAQARPGRQAAGSGRQLRIPLFVKLLGGFLAMALLVLAGNLVILDRLDGAIGGYQRVVTHSDATLQLAEQLQGLQGDLQRFAVTYVLTRDTQVRAQVAPAEQSIRQVEGRLQGLVLSAAEESALAALEKADRAYEATVAGVLAQAEAAGADGAALVGTGSALYQQREAVKADVNRLVGLARSQAEARQRASEAAAAAARTTALAVTVAAALLALLFGLILSRALSAPVRAVAEAAARVAAGDLTAREIELRARDETGELALSFNRMLHNLRGLVSALRASSRDVRRLSGELALSSSEAAQATAQISQAVQQVAQAASQQAADSEEAGAAVAQVGQAVDQVARGAEWQAGQVETASRSLAQLMQQVDSVAREGEHVLEISQGALDATRQGASAIGAVLARFPEIRSGSNEAAETVRALGERSKRIGDIVQAVSEIADRTNLLALNAAIEAARAGEHGRGFSVVAQEIRSLAQQSARSTEEIASLLGSITAAVQEAVAIMETNSGRVEESTARIDEAGEALGRILRAVEGTVQAVGRMTEGTRRAAEEARSVSKAMEELSGTTEENASAAEEMAASAREVSSRVESLAATAQETAASAEEVSAAVEELEASSSTVQQRAQELARLAQALEEHVGRFRIDRQEGRAREEARSEPARRRAGATGSAAA; encoded by the coding sequence GTGGATGACAATGGAAGAAGAGCGTATGGAAGCAAGTGGCAACGGGGGGGGGGGGTAGATTTTTCCAGCCTCGAGGAGCCCGCCCCCGCGCCGGAGAAGGCGCAGGCCCGGCCGGGGCGGCAGGCGGCCGGAAGCGGCCGGCAGCTGCGGATCCCGCTCTTCGTCAAGCTGCTGGGCGGCTTCCTGGCGATGGCGCTGCTGGTGCTGGCGGGCAACCTGGTCATCCTCGACCGGCTGGACGGCGCCATCGGCGGCTACCAGCGGGTGGTGACGCATAGCGACGCCACGCTCCAGCTGGCGGAGCAGCTGCAGGGGCTGCAGGGCGACCTGCAGCGCTTTGCGGTCACCTACGTGCTGACGCGGGACACGCAGGTCCGCGCGCAGGTGGCCCCGGCGGAGCAGTCGATCCGGCAGGTGGAGGGGCGGTTGCAGGGGCTGGTCCTCTCCGCGGCGGAGGAGTCGGCGCTGGCGGCGCTGGAGAAGGCGGACCGGGCGTACGAGGCGACCGTGGCCGGCGTGCTCGCGCAGGCGGAGGCCGCCGGCGCGGACGGCGCCGCGCTGGTGGGGACGGGGAGCGCCCTCTACCAGCAGCGGGAGGCGGTCAAGGCCGACGTGAACCGCCTGGTCGGGCTCGCCCGCAGCCAGGCTGAGGCGAGGCAGCGGGCGAGCGAGGCGGCGGCCGCCGCGGCGCGGACCACCGCGCTCGCCGTCACCGTGGCCGCGGCGCTGCTGGCGCTCCTTTTCGGCCTCATCCTCTCCCGCGCGCTCTCCGCGCCCGTCCGGGCCGTGGCCGAGGCGGCCGCCCGCGTGGCCGCAGGCGATCTGACCGCGCGGGAGATCGAGCTTCGTGCGCGCGACGAGACGGGCGAGCTGGCCCTCTCCTTCAACCGCATGCTGCACAACCTGCGCGGCCTGGTGAGCGCCTTGCGGGCCTCGAGCCGGGACGTCCGCCGCCTCTCGGGAGAGCTGGCGCTCTCCAGCAGCGAGGCAGCCCAGGCCACGGCCCAGATCAGCCAGGCGGTCCAGCAGGTCGCCCAGGCCGCCAGCCAGCAGGCTGCGGACTCCGAGGAGGCGGGCGCGGCGGTGGCCCAGGTGGGGCAGGCCGTCGACCAGGTGGCGCGCGGGGCGGAGTGGCAGGCGGGCCAGGTGGAGACGGCCTCGCGTTCGCTGGCGCAGCTGATGCAGCAGGTGGACTCCGTGGCCCGGGAGGGCGAGCACGTGCTGGAGATATCGCAGGGCGCGCTGGACGCCACGCGGCAGGGAGCCAGCGCCATCGGCGCGGTGCTCGCCCGCTTCCCCGAGATCCGCTCCGGCTCCAACGAGGCGGCCGAGACGGTGCGGGCGCTGGGCGAGCGATCCAAACGGATCGGCGACATCGTGCAGGCGGTCTCCGAGATCGCCGACCGGACCAACCTCCTGGCGCTCAACGCCGCCATCGAGGCGGCGCGGGCCGGGGAGCACGGGCGCGGCTTCTCCGTGGTGGCCCAGGAGATCCGCTCGCTGGCCCAGCAGTCGGCCCGCTCCACGGAGGAGATCGCGTCGCTCCTGGGCTCCATCACCGCGGCCGTCCAGGAGGCCGTGGCCATCATGGAGACGAACAGCGGCCGGGTGGAGGAGAGCACGGCGCGGATCGACGAGGCGGGCGAGGCGCTGGGCCGCATCCTCCGGGCGGTGGAGGGGACGGTCCAAGCCGTGGGCAGGATGACCGAAGGGACCCGGCGGGCGGCCGAGGAGGCGCGCTCGGTCTCCAAGGCCATGGAGGAGCTGTCGGGCACCACCGAGGAGAACGCCTCGGCGGCCGAGGAGATGGCGGCCTCGGCGCGCGAGGTGAGCTCGCGCGTGGAGAGCCTGGCCGCCACCGCCCAGGAGACGGCCGCCTCCGCCGAGGAGGTCTCCGCCGCGGTGGAGGAGCTGGAGGCGTCGAGCTCCACCGTACAGCAGCGGGCGCAGGAGCTGGCCCGTCTGGCCCAGGCGCTGGAGGAGCACGTGGGCCGTTTCCGGATCGACCGGCAGGAGGGCCGCGCGCGCGAAGAGGCGCGCTCCGAGCCGGCGCGGCGGCGCGCGGGCGCGACCGGCTCCGCCGCGGCCTGA
- a CDS encoding type II toxin-antitoxin system VapC family toxin: MIAYLDSSALVKLYVLEPGSARVRRLVEEADVAATSAIAYAEIRSAMARRHREGDLSESALSRIKAALLADWEALFVLPATGAVARIAGDLAEEHGLGGMDAVHLASALWLARQHSSPMTFAARDERLARAAEALGFDVVGSGLND, translated from the coding sequence ATGATCGCCTACCTCGATTCCAGCGCTCTGGTCAAGCTCTATGTCCTGGAGCCCGGGTCGGCCCGAGTCCGCCGTCTCGTGGAGGAGGCTGACGTGGCGGCCACGAGCGCGATCGCCTACGCCGAGATTCGGAGTGCGATGGCACGCCGCCATCGGGAGGGCGATCTCTCGGAGAGTGCGTTGAGCCGGATCAAGGCCGCCCTGCTGGCCGACTGGGAGGCGCTGTTCGTCCTTCCGGCGACGGGCGCGGTGGCCCGTATCGCCGGGGATCTGGCCGAGGAGCATGGGCTCGGCGGGATGGACGCCGTCCACCTGGCATCGGCCCTGTGGCTGGCCCGGCAGCACTCCAGCCCCATGACCTTCGCGGCGCGGGACGAGCGGCTGGCGCGGGCTGCGGAAGCGCTGGGCTTCGACGTCGTGGGTTCTGGGTTGAACGACTGA